A window of the Gemmatimonadota bacterium genome harbors these coding sequences:
- a CDS encoding DUF222 domain-containing protein, translating to MIQIASHSTSDPRAEGLTATPLTTCANNLSSLGDEIAALAVHLDAAKYRLLVRLREFDEKEGWAGFRSCAHWLSWRTSLAPGAAREQVRVARALGDLPLLSEEMRVGRVSYSKARALTRVANRENEANLVQFAKHATATQVERLVRGWRQVDRSKEVEEERARHRGRSLTLFPDADGSWVVRGRLDPEVGALLQKAVEAAAEILDARKERVSDANYAPVEEQPALERRWADALGLVAEAALGEGIDQRDPGPREVGSPRLEVESGHRSTRAGRRADRFQVVIHVMPDDLRTPGRGAELSACGGLRAGLDPGTGLPGRLLGDDTRVSAETCRRIACDASLVPMVRGKVASAAVNAPNGVLDVGRRRRTVPPALRRALEARDGGCRFPGCGVSLRWCDAHHVMHWADGGATKLDNLVLLCRSFRSRHDAPSITERSTRRVMR from the coding sequence ATGATCCAGATCGCGTCGCACTCGACCTCCGATCCGCGTGCCGAAGGCCTCACCGCGACTCCACTCACGACGTGCGCAAACAATCTGTCGAGTCTCGGCGATGAGATCGCGGCGCTGGCCGTCCACCTGGACGCCGCGAAGTACCGGCTGCTCGTACGGCTGCGCGAATTCGACGAAAAAGAAGGATGGGCGGGATTTCGGAGCTGCGCTCATTGGCTGAGCTGGCGGACATCGCTCGCGCCCGGGGCGGCGAGAGAGCAGGTACGCGTGGCTCGAGCGCTGGGAGATCTGCCCCTCCTGAGCGAGGAAATGCGTGTGGGCCGCGTCTCTTATTCGAAGGCACGCGCGCTCACGAGAGTCGCGAACCGGGAGAATGAAGCGAACCTCGTGCAGTTCGCGAAGCACGCCACGGCGACCCAAGTGGAAAGGCTGGTGCGGGGCTGGCGCCAGGTGGACCGCTCGAAAGAGGTCGAAGAGGAGCGGGCGCGCCATCGAGGCCGCAGCCTGACCCTCTTTCCCGATGCCGACGGAAGTTGGGTGGTGCGGGGCCGATTGGACCCCGAAGTGGGAGCGTTGCTCCAGAAGGCTGTGGAGGCGGCAGCGGAGATTCTTGATGCGAGGAAGGAGCGGGTCTCGGATGCAAACTACGCCCCCGTCGAAGAACAACCCGCTCTCGAGCGCCGGTGGGCCGATGCCCTCGGGCTCGTTGCAGAGGCTGCGTTGGGGGAAGGGATAGACCAGCGTGACCCGGGGCCCCGAGAGGTGGGGTCACCACGCTTGGAGGTCGAGAGCGGGCACCGATCGACAAGAGCGGGGCGGCGCGCGGATCGATTCCAGGTCGTCATCCATGTGATGCCTGACGATCTTCGCACCCCAGGCAGAGGCGCCGAACTGTCCGCCTGCGGAGGGTTAAGGGCGGGCCTGGATCCAGGAACCGGACTTCCCGGACGCCTCCTCGGAGACGACACGCGCGTCTCCGCGGAGACGTGTCGGCGAATCGCCTGCGACGCGAGCCTCGTCCCTATGGTGCGTGGAAAGGTCGCTTCGGCGGCGGTCAACGCCCCGAACGGCGTGCTCGACGTGGGGAGACGGCGCCGGACCGTCCCGCCGGCCCTTCGCCGGGCACTCGAAGCCCGCGACGGGGGGTGCCGGTTTCCCGGGTGCGGCGTGAGTCTCCGTTGGTGCGACGCGCACCATGTCATGCACTGGGCCGACGGCGGAGCCACGAAGCTCGATAACCTCGTCCTCCTTTGCCGCTCATTCCGAAGTCGGCATGATGCTCCGTCCATCACCGAGCGCTCCACGAGGAGGGTTATGAGATGA